The proteins below are encoded in one region of Brassica napus cultivar Da-Ae chromosome A6, Da-Ae, whole genome shotgun sequence:
- the LOC111216258 gene encoding meiosis-specific protein ASY2-like: protein MAPGNRLSREEKGKDIATSPSPARDADGGPLEDFDIIHRDALRDTENMSLSQRLLVADAHRQFREEIEGNVEDEDREASGSEAPSLVVRPRRRAHRRGRIDQSDRLPAPRSVPFDEVDCRPVIYHPGGIFEELPSLPPEALRDPRVQSWGNVSSSCSSNETVKKLLRESGGAGVTFLIPSTEQRPWSPPVGYQCVYESYFKDQTKLWFPIPRLITSYAFRRDIAISQLLNGSLRIAVMLMVMAAEMDVSMSVRVFEELTFTKAEPNGIFSIKMRASYNVLTGHPNKTQDWQRAYFFIKSDEHAFEEPPGDDYRVLWNQQLVRHPNTIAYPEKFFETAQLIATHSHLRWPDLSREWIRRQQARIARVDWESRLPCVLGPRKSRLSLFTRKQQKLLNQARKMEGVPDLSALLKGKLQMLSTKSSSAGASEVRPAPTDGDVNSEPPAQSSPKKKANKAKKRSVPSEEVPSSADISEVAAKKKKKKESKKRSREEASVEVLETSTAAGNDDTERNDPTNSTRGSPEERPKKKLKRKTAEDDGTSAPGIPSRSGEPATEAGDGSRDESPLSKGAPSSSARETGAGSGGSLPRKAGGGTRFPDRVEFLYDEATPLVLNPLQCAELTRQIRGGTKELPPIDDLYFKKEYIDAAMAGRRSDGSMNYLVEKYDSTLKQTMVQLGASEKLAQTRLGVIERLRAENKKACDKAAKEKEVLRVKFEELEDKLKSDRLAKKDALREKTRLERLVASLEKEKAELEGERDAVVGTLVKERQRLRDSRVQEVTRERIKVQTAMADKSTRCVGKMKGYLDRLNALEKAKNLYGQASGTKKCLEMIKDSGVEIPQSMINIFSQQEKMYEAEVANLYLEPFSEDDFALSPLNLPSRFVSEELMGVLDPYGSNVGLIGHESASQLITSHEATEDPVDEPMVDITSALSGHIVVPEGTVVEERPDGNDPEEAGDAI from the exons ATGGCTCCAGGGAATCGGTTATCGCGCGAGGAAAAAGGGAAAGATATAGCTACCTCGCCGAGCCCGGCTAGGGATGCGGACGGGGGTCCGTTGGAGGATTTCGACATAATCCATCGTGATGCTCTGCGGGATACGGAGAACATGAGCCTTTCCCAGCGTCTTCTGGTCGCTGACGCCCATAGGCAGTTTCGCGAAGAAATCGAAGGAAACGTTGAGGACGAGGATAGAGAGGCGAGTGGTTCTGAAGCGCCTAGCCTTGTCGTAAGACCCAGGAGACGGGCTCATCGGAGGGGTCGTATCGACCAGTCAGACCGTCTCCCCGCTCCGAGAAGTGTTCCGTTCGACGAAGTAGACTGCCGTCCTGTGATATATCACCCTGGCGGGATTTTCGAAGAACTACCTTCGCTGCCTCCCGAAGCGTTACGCGACCCGCGAGTTCAATCGTGGGGAAACGTTTCCAGTTCCTGTTCTTCCAACGAGACTGTGAAGAAATTGCTAAGGGAGAGTGGTGGCGCTGGAGTCACCTTCCTCATTCCGTCAACCGAACAGCGGCCGTGGTCGCCACCGGTTGGTTACCAGTGCGTGTACGAATCTTACTTCAAGGATCAGACGAAGCTCTGGTTCCCAATCCCCAGACTGATCACGTCTTACGCGTTTCGTCGGGATATCGCCATTTCTCAGCTGCTGAACGGGTCGCTGCGCATAGCTGTCATGTTGATGGTTATGGCAGCGGAGATGGATGTTTCGATGAGCGTGAGGGTGTTCGAAGAGCTGACTTTCACGAAGGCGGAGCCTAACGGGATCTTTTCAATAAAGATGCGAGCGAGTTACAACGTTTTGACCGGTCATCCCAACAAGACGCAGGATTGGCAACGCGCATACTTCTTCATTAAGTCCGACGAGCATGCCTTCGAGGAGCCGCCGGGGGACGATTATCGCGTTTTATGGAATCAGCAACTTG TTCGTCATCCCAATACAATTGCCTATCCTGAGAAATTCTTCGAAACTGCTCAACTGATCGCGACGCATAGTCATCTCAGGTGGCCGGATCTTAGTCGGGAGTGGATACGTCGGCAGCAGGCTAGGATCGCTAGAG TTGATTGGGAATCGAGACTTCCTTGTGTACTCGGTCCCCGCAAGTCACGTCTCTCCCTGTTTACTCGGAAACAACAAAAACTCCTTAACCAAGCTAGAAAGATGGAGGGAGTTCCCGACTTGAGTGCCCTGTTGAAAGGGAAGCTTCAAATGCTCTCAACGAAGTCATCTTCTGCCGGTGCCTCAGAAGTCAGGCCCGCCCCCACAGATGGAGATGTGAACTCTGAGCCGCCAGCTCAGAGTTCCCCAAAGAAGAAGGCCAATAAGGCCAAGAAAAGGAGTGTCCCTTCGGAGGAGGTACCATCTTCTGCTGATATCTCCGAAGTCGcggctaagaagaagaagaaaaaggagagCAAGAAAAGGTCTCGTGAGGAGGCTTCTGTTGAGGTTTTGGAGACCTCAACTGCCGCGGGGAATGATGATACGGAAAGAAACGATCCAACCAATTCTACTCGGGGATCGCCTGAGGAACGTCCCAAGAAGAAATTGAAGAGAAAGACAGCGGAAGACGATGGGACTTCTGCTCCCGGAATTCCTTCTAGAAGTGGGGAACCGGCAACCGAAGCCGGAGATGGCTCACGGGATGAATCTCCGTTGAGTAAgggagccccttcttcttctgcGAGGGAGACGGGTGCGGGAAGCGGAGGTTCGCTTCCGCGGAAGGCGGGAGGAGGGACTCGCTTCCCGGATCGCGTAGAGTTCCTTTACGACGAGGCGACTCCGTTGGTTCtgaatccacttcaatgtgctgaACTGACCCGTCAGATCCGTGGTGGAACCAAAGAGTTGCCGCCGATCGACGACTTATACTTCAAAAAGGAGTACATTGACGCGGCTATGGCGGGCAGACGG AGCGACGGGAGCATGAATTATCTCGTTGAGAAGTACGACAGCACCTTGAAGCAGACGATGGTCCAGCTGGGCGCCTCGGAGAAGCTCGCACAGACCAGATTGGGCGTGATCGAGAGGTTACGTGCTGAAAACAAAAAGGCCTGCGACAAAGCGGCCAAAGAGAAAGAGGTCCTTCGAGTTAAATTTGAGGAGTTGGAAGACAAACTGAAGTCTGACCGTCTTGCGAAGAAGGACGCTCTACGCGAGAAAACTCGCTTAGAGCGGTTGGTCGCTTCCCTCGAGAAGGAGAAGGCTGAGCTCGAGGGAGAGAGGGACGCTGTCGTCGGAACGCTGGTCAAAGAGAGGCAACGCCTGAGGGACTCTAGGGTTCAGGAGGTCACCCGCGAGAGGATCAAGGTTCAAACGGCTATGGCGGACAAGTCTACTCGCTGCGTGGGTAAGATGAAGGGCTATCTGGATCGCCTTAACGCGCTAGAGAAGGCCAAGAATCTATACGGGCAGGCTTCAGGAACAAAAAAGTGCCTTGAGATGATAAAAGATAGCGGGGTCGAGATTCCGCAGAGTATGATCAACATCTTCTCGCAGCAGGAGAAGATGTATGAGGCTGAAGTCGCCAATCTTTACCTCGAGCCATTCTCTGAGGATGACTTtgctctctctcctctcaaCCTCCCTTCTCGATTTGTAAGTGAAGAGCTCATGGGGGTACTCGACCCGTACGGATCGAATGTTGGCTTGATTGGCCACGAATCGGCTTCCCAGTTGATTACTTCCCACGAGGCGACCGAAGATCCAGTCGACGAGCCGATGGTAGACATTACTTCCGCTCTGTCGGGGCATATTGTCGTTCCCGAAGGAACTGTCGTCGAGGAACGTCCCGACGGAAACGATCCCGAGGAAGCCGGGGACGCGATTTAA
- the LOC106351192 gene encoding aluminum-activated malate transporter 2 — protein sequence MEKVREIVREGRRVGKEDPRRVVHAFKVGLALALVSSFYYYQPLYDNFGVNAMWAVMTVVVVFEFSVGATLGKGINRAVATLVAGGLGIGAHHLASLSGPTIEPILLAIFVFVQAALSTFVRFFPRVKARYDYGILIFILTFSLISVSGFREDEILDLAHKRLSTVIMGGVSCVLISIFVCPVWAGQDLHSLIASNLDTLSHFLQEFREEYFEATDDGDIKEVEKRRKNLERYKSVLNSKSNEEALANFARWEPRHGQFRFRHPWQQYLAVAALLRQCAYRIDALNSYLNSDFQIPMDIKKKLEEPLRRMSSEAGKSLKEMSISLKKMTKSSSSDIHVLNSQSACKDLSTLLKSGILNDVEPLQLISLTTTVSLLIDIVNLTEKISESVHELASAARFKNKMKPTASLKKSDSVSIGRAAVPIKSHDSDDHVVTILCDADVSNTVDQSRGETSVDSCHHVAIKIDDDDLVHEKHEVGEIHAHTSCVSCDPSDASDVLDSSNKRINSSN from the exons ATGGAGAAAGTGAGAGAAATAGTGAGAGAAGGGAGGAGAGTAGGAAAAGAAGACCCAAGAAGAGTAGTTCATGCTTTCAAAGTGGGACTTGCTCTTGCTTTGGTCTCTTCCTTCTACTATTACCAACCTCTCTATGATAACTTTGGTGTCAATGCAATGTGGGCTGTCATGACCGTTGTTGTCGTCTTTGAATTCTCAGTAG GTGCCACACTTGGGAAAGGAATAAACAGGGCAGTGGCAACATTAGTAGCCGGAGGACTAGGAATTGGAGCTCATCACCTAGCAAGTTTGTCCGGTCCAACAATAGAACCTATTCTTCTCGCCATCTTCGTCTTTGTGCAAG cTGCGTTGTCGACGTTCGTGAGGTTCTTCCCGCGGGTGAAGGCCAGATACGATTATGGCATACTGATATTCATATTGACGTTCTCACTGATATCAGTGTCGGGGTTTAGAGAGGATGAGATATTGGACTTGGCCCATAAGAGACTATCGACAGTGATAATGGGAGGAGTCAGTTGCGTCCTAATCTCTATCTTTGTCTGTCCTGTCTGGGCTGGACAAGACCTTCATTCTCTTATTGCCTCCAATCTTGACACACTCTCCCACTTCCTTCAAG AATTTAGAGAGGAATATTTTGAAGCGACAGATGATGGCGATATCAAAGaggtggagaagaggagaaagaatcTTGAAAGATATAAAAGTGTTCTCAACTCAAAAAGCAATGAGGAAGCTTTG GCTAATTTCGCAAGATGGGAACCGCGTCACGGCCAGTTTAGATTTAGACATCCATGGCAACAATATCTTGCCGTGGCTGCATTACTCAGGCAGTGCGCTTACCGGATTGATGCCTTGAACTCATATCTCAACTCTGATTTTCAG ATCCCAatggacataaagaagaagctagaagaaCCATTAAGAAGAATGAGCTCGGAGGCAGGCAAATCATTGAAAGAAATGTCCATCTCACTAAAGAAAATGACaaaatcatcttcttctgaTATCCATGTCCTAAACTCACAATCTGCCTGCAAAGATCTTTCTACTTTACTCAAATCAGGCATCTTGAACGATGTTGAGCCACTACAATTGATCTCATTGACTACCACGGTCTCTCTTCTCATCGATATTGTTAATTTAACCGAAAAGATATCAGAATCAGTACATGAGCTCGCATCAGCTGCAAGGTTTAAGAACAAAATGAAGCCGACGGCATCATTGAAGAAGTCGGATTCTGTAAGCATTGGTCGTGCTGCAGTTCCAATCAAGTCTCACGATAGTGACGATCATGTTGTCACAATCTTATGTGATGCTGATGTATCAAACACTGTTGACCAGTCGCGTGGAGAGACTTCAGTGGACTCTTGCCACCATGTCGCCATAAAAATTGACGATGATGATTTAGTCCATGAAAAACATGAAGTTGGTGAAATACATGCACATACGAGTTGTGTTTCATGTGATCCAAGTGATGCCAGTGATGTTTTAGATAGTAGTAATAAGAGAATTAACAGTAGTaattaa